From the Candidatus Binataceae bacterium genome, the window CGCGAAATCTGGCTTGAAGGCGAGCGGGTCGCCGATGTCGTGGCGCATCCGCGGCTCGGCCCGGCAGCGCGCTCGCTCGCCGAGCTGTACGGCCTCCAGCATCGCGCCGACCTGCAAGAGCAGTTGACCTATCGTTCACCCGCGACCGGCGACCGCATCGGGCTCAGTTACATCGAGCCGGCCAACGCTGACGACCTCGTGCGCCGGCGCACGATGGTGAAGACATGGATGGACTGGTGCGGCGGGATGATGGGGCGCACGCCCGACTTCATGAACATCCACCTCACCGGATTCGGCTCCGCGCATGATTACTTTGCGCGCGCGGGCAAAGAGTTCGGGCGCAACATCCGCCGCTACTACGAATATCTGCGCGAGCACGACCTCTCCCTGACCCATACGCTGCTTAGCCCGACAGTGGACAAGTCAAAGCCGGTGCAGCATCAGCCGCCGGGCGTGGCGGCGGCGATCGTCAAGGAGACCGACAATGGGATCGTGATCAACGGCGCGCGGTCGGTCGCGACGCTGGCGCCGTTCGCCAACGAAATCGCGGTCTTCCCGTCCACCTATTTGCAGAATTCCGAGGAGGCGCGCCCGTACGCGTTCGCCTTCTGCATCCCGATGGCGACGCCGGGACTGCGCTTCATCTGCCGCCCGTCGCTGACCGAGCGCGGGGGTCGCCCGGGCGACCATCCGCTTTCCGCGCGGATGGACGAGATGGACTGCGTGGCGATCTTCGATCACGTGCTGGTGCCGTGGGAGCGCGTGTTCATCGCGCGCGACGTCGCACTCGCCAACGGACTGTTCGTCGAGACCGGATGCATGAACCAGATCATGCATCAGTTCGCGATCAAGAACCTGGCCAAGGCCGAGTTCATGCTCGGCGTCGCGCTCAACATGTGCGAGGTGGTCAACTCGCAGCGCGCCGAGAACGTGCAGAACCTGCTCGCCGAGATGATCAACACGGTCGAGCTGGTGCGCGCGGCGATCCGCGCCGCTGAAGCCGATCACGTACCCGGGCCCAACGGTACCGTGCTGCCCAATGCCGAGCCGCTTTGGACCGTGCGCCTGCTGTTCCCGCAGCTCTATCCGCGGCTGGTCGAGATCGTGCAAATCCTCGGTTCCAGCAACCTGGTGCTGATGCCATCGCTGACGGAACTGGATGGCGAACGCGCTTCCGATGTCGCGCTGTACTGCCAGGGCGTGGGCGTCGGCGCCGAGGAGCGCATCCGGCTGTTCCGTCTTGCCTGGGATGTCGCGTGCTCGTCGTTCGGCGGCCGCCAGGCGCTCTACGAGCGATTTTTCTCGGGCGACCCGTGGCGGCTTGCGATCGCGCGCTGCCAGAACTACGCGCTCAAGGATTCGCTCAAGCGGCGCGTGTGGGACTTTATCGCGCGCGCCGCGCGCGACGACGCCGGCCAAGCTTAACCGCCGCGGCAACGCCCGACGCGCGCTCCGACGCCTGCGCGGAGACCGCCGCGGCGGGGAAAGGACGCCCTATGGATTTCGGCCTGCTGATGATGCCGAGTGCGGCGCGCGCCGCCGAGGAAGCCCGCGTCGCGGAAGCCTGCGGCTTCAGCCATTGCTGGGCTGCTGATTCGGAGCTGATGGCGGCCGATCCGTACGTCGTGCTGGCGGCGGCGGCGCTGGCGACGAAGCGGATC encodes:
- the hpaB gene encoding 4-hydroxyphenylacetate 3-monooxygenase, oxygenase component, which codes for MGIRTGRQFLDSLRDEREIWLEGERVADVVAHPRLGPAARSLAELYGLQHRADLQEQLTYRSPATGDRIGLSYIEPANADDLVRRRTMVKTWMDWCGGMMGRTPDFMNIHLTGFGSAHDYFARAGKEFGRNIRRYYEYLREHDLSLTHTLLSPTVDKSKPVQHQPPGVAAAIVKETDNGIVINGARSVATLAPFANEIAVFPSTYLQNSEEARPYAFAFCIPMATPGLRFICRPSLTERGGRPGDHPLSARMDEMDCVAIFDHVLVPWERVFIARDVALANGLFVETGCMNQIMHQFAIKNLAKAEFMLGVALNMCEVVNSQRAENVQNLLAEMINTVELVRAAIRAAEADHVPGPNGTVLPNAEPLWTVRLLFPQLYPRLVEIVQILGSSNLVLMPSLTELDGERASDVALYCQGVGVGAEERIRLFRLAWDVACSSFGGRQALYERFFSGDPWRLAIARCQNYALKDSLKRRVWDFIARAARDDAGQA